A stretch of Aureispira sp. CCB-E DNA encodes these proteins:
- a CDS encoding rod shape-determining protein, with amino-acid sequence MKNFFSFFTQEIAIDLGTANTLITADDEVIVDEPSIVAVNRNTNEVIAVGRKAMMMHEKTHQMIRTVRPLKDGVIADFEAAERMIQGMIDMIPNRRRLFRNMCMVICIPSGITEVEKRAVFDSAEHVGSRETYLIHEPMAAALGIGLDVTEPIGNMIIDIGGGTTEIAVIALAGIVCDQSIRTAGDEFTVDIMNYMRRQHNLLIGERTSEQIKINVGAALHELEVPPEDYAVNGRDLMTGIPKQIMVSYNEISHCLDKSISKIEDAILKALENTPPELAADIYQTGLYLTGGGALLRGLDKRIAQKTKLPVHVAEDPLRAVVRGTGIALKNRVKYSFLITHKNM; translated from the coding sequence ATGAAAAATTTCTTCAGTTTTTTTACGCAAGAAATAGCCATAGATTTAGGGACCGCTAATACACTAATTACTGCTGATGATGAAGTAATTGTTGATGAGCCGTCTATTGTTGCCGTTAACAGAAATACCAACGAAGTAATTGCTGTTGGTCGAAAGGCAATGATGATGCATGAGAAGACCCACCAAATGATTCGTACTGTTCGCCCTCTGAAAGATGGAGTTATTGCTGATTTTGAGGCAGCAGAACGTATGATTCAAGGTATGATTGATATGATTCCCAATCGACGCAGGCTGTTTCGAAATATGTGCATGGTTATTTGTATACCTTCTGGTATTACAGAAGTAGAAAAACGTGCTGTATTTGATTCGGCAGAGCATGTGGGATCTAGAGAAACGTATCTTATTCACGAACCAATGGCTGCTGCTTTGGGAATTGGATTGGATGTAACAGAGCCGATTGGAAACATGATTATAGATATTGGAGGTGGAACGACAGAAATTGCTGTTATTGCACTAGCAGGAATCGTTTGTGATCAATCTATCCGCACAGCAGGAGACGAGTTTACGGTTGATATTATGAATTATATGCGTCGTCAACACAACTTACTGATTGGTGAACGCACGTCTGAGCAAATCAAAATTAATGTTGGTGCTGCTTTGCATGAGTTAGAAGTACCACCAGAAGATTATGCGGTTAATGGTCGAGACTTGATGACTGGTATTCCAAAACAAATCATGGTTTCTTATAATGAAATCAGCCATTGTTTGGATAAATCTATCTCAAAAATTGAAGATGCTATTCTAAAAGCATTGGAAAATACGCCTCCAGAGCTTGCTGCGGATATTTATCAAACAGGGTTGTACTTAACTGGTGGTGGAGCTTTGTTGAGGGGATTGGACAAGCGTATTGCTCAAAAAACTAAATTACCTGTACATGTTGCTGAAGATCCTCTTCGTGCTGTTGTTCGTGGTACAGGTATTGCACTTAAAAATAGAGTTAAATACTCTTTCTTGATTACACACAAGAATATGTAA
- the rodA gene encoding rod shape-determining protein RodA, producing MRQGRDSDIGGYDWITIALWGILVFCGWMMIFAAGYLDEDSFTSLYDLKKNYGKQLLWITVGMVLVGIIQLVELRIYQTFAPVFYGITILLLIAVLFTTPINGATSWFDIGGFRFQPSEFAKVTTCIMLSAYLAMPTARMQELRTKLIALGIVLLPVLLVLLQGDAGSTLVYFAFFILLFRAGMDAWIYILGLVVAALAISALLYDETWWLINTILLVGNIVLLKSWRKEDLWLGLILIEAILTYLFFDESRYILITGVNGLVLVVLALVNIGDKKWENSFFVSLLVTAAILFSTSVNYIVNNLIGGHRQERIWVWLRPEKCHPLGPLYNVEQSKFAIGSGGWAGKGFLQGERTKLDYVPEQSTDFIFCTVGEEWGFVGTTFIILVFFALILRILFIAQRQRSLFTKYYALGVACILFFHVFINIGMTTGLVPVIGIPLPFISYGGSSLLSFSILMGLLIKLDSNRLFVFR from the coding sequence ATGCGTCAAGGTAGAGATTCAGATATTGGAGGATATGATTGGATTACCATAGCACTGTGGGGAATCTTAGTTTTTTGTGGTTGGATGATGATTTTTGCAGCAGGCTATTTGGATGAGGATTCATTTACTAGTTTGTACGACTTGAAGAAAAACTATGGGAAGCAGTTGTTGTGGATTACTGTAGGAATGGTGCTAGTTGGAATAATTCAATTGGTTGAGCTAAGGATTTACCAAACGTTTGCGCCTGTTTTTTATGGAATTACTATCCTCTTGCTAATTGCTGTTTTATTTACCACTCCTATTAACGGAGCAACTTCTTGGTTTGATATAGGTGGCTTTCGATTTCAACCTTCCGAATTTGCAAAAGTAACGACCTGTATCATGTTATCAGCCTATTTGGCAATGCCCACTGCACGAATGCAAGAACTAAGAACAAAATTGATTGCGCTAGGGATTGTATTGTTACCTGTATTGTTAGTCCTCTTACAGGGAGATGCAGGATCAACCCTAGTTTATTTTGCTTTCTTTATTTTACTATTCAGAGCAGGGATGGATGCTTGGATTTATATACTAGGTTTGGTGGTAGCGGCTTTGGCTATTTCTGCGTTATTATATGACGAAACGTGGTGGCTTATTAATACTATCTTGTTGGTTGGCAATATAGTACTGCTAAAATCTTGGCGAAAAGAAGATTTGTGGTTGGGGCTTATTCTTATAGAAGCTATTTTGACGTATTTATTTTTTGATGAGAGTCGTTATATTTTAATTACAGGAGTTAATGGATTAGTTTTAGTTGTATTGGCTTTGGTAAATATTGGGGATAAAAAATGGGAAAACAGCTTTTTTGTCTCGCTCTTAGTAACTGCGGCTATTCTTTTTTCTACGTCGGTCAATTATATTGTTAATAACTTAATAGGAGGGCATAGGCAAGAGCGTATTTGGGTATGGCTCCGACCAGAAAAATGCCATCCTTTGGGACCTTTATACAATGTAGAGCAGTCAAAATTTGCTATTGGTTCTGGGGGTTGGGCTGGCAAAGGTTTTTTGCAAGGAGAGCGCACCAAGTTAGACTATGTGCCTGAGCAATCGACAGACTTTATTTTTTGTACTGTTGGAGAAGAATGGGGATTTGTTGGAACAACCTTTATTATTTTAGTCTTTTTTGCGCTTATCTTACGTATTTTATTTATTGCACAACGCCAACGTTCTTTGTTTACAAAATACTATGCGTTAGGGGTTGCTTGCATTTTGTTTTTTCATGTCTTTATCAATATTGGTATGACAACAGGTTTGGTGCCTGTTATTGGAATACCACTACCATTTATCAGCTATGGAGGCTCCTCATTACTCTCTTTCTCCATTCTAATGGGCTTGCTAATTAAATTAGATAGCAACCGCTTATTTGTGTTTCGATAG
- a CDS encoding S24 family peptidase → MTEKELLNQRFKIVFQHLVEKGEVVKSSREKGMSSFAEKIMGNKSYGHIIRAYLKDSDSRTITYPQAKRLVKYYGVNWSYMFEGKGEIFVSNKEEGNFSSQELSAGSPKSDDVFTKTNVPKHKTNIVFSSISAFASSTVDVGVHEDSERFYIPGMQGEHIAFYIKGESMTPTIADGDMVICRSLDSNERIIENEIYAIVTSSGNVMVKRVQKILNKHRQLQGIKCISDNYLEHDPFTLSINEVQKLLKVERKLTEIGL, encoded by the coding sequence ATGACAGAAAAAGAATTGCTAAATCAACGTTTTAAAATTGTCTTCCAGCATTTGGTAGAGAAAGGAGAAGTTGTCAAAAGCTCTAGAGAAAAAGGTATGTCTAGTTTTGCAGAAAAAATTATGGGCAATAAGAGTTATGGACATATCATCAGAGCTTATCTAAAAGATAGTGATTCCAGAACAATTACTTACCCACAAGCCAAACGCTTGGTTAAATACTATGGTGTCAACTGGTCTTATATGTTTGAAGGAAAAGGCGAAATCTTTGTTTCAAACAAAGAGGAAGGTAACTTCTCTTCTCAAGAACTCTCTGCTGGCTCGCCAAAATCAGACGATGTTTTTACAAAAACAAACGTTCCCAAACACAAAACTAATATTGTATTTTCTTCCATTTCTGCTTTTGCTAGTAGTACCGTAGATGTTGGGGTACATGAAGATTCCGAACGATTCTATATTCCAGGAATGCAAGGAGAACATATTGCCTTTTATATCAAAGGAGAATCCATGACTCCTACAATTGCTGATGGGGATATGGTTATCTGTCGTTCTTTAGATTCAAACGAGCGAATTATTGAAAATGAAATTTATGCTATTGTTACTTCTAGTGGTAATGTAATGGTCAAACGAGTTCAAAAAATTCTAAACAAACACCGCCAATTACAAGGAATTAAGTGTATTTCTGATAATTATTTAGAACACGATCCATTTACCCTTTCTATTAATGAAGTTCAAAAACTGCTTAAGGTAGAACGTAAGCTAACCGAAATAGGGCTTTAA
- a CDS encoding START domain-containing protein, with amino-acid sequence MKLQHFVLILLLLSNVYSVQGQEWTLAKDKNGVKVYTRKIEGWGIKEYKVVMNVQTSLSKVVAALKDVPSRYEWAYNSIEIREIERPHSEEVAIYNKVDAPWPVADRDNITRFSFSYPSANTARVDMTIIKSHAKAPVYDGIVRVERLKGHWLIRDKGNGWTEVIQQCVAEPGGSIPDWLANSAVVDNPYNSMYNLKKYVEKS; translated from the coding sequence ATGAAATTGCAACATTTTGTACTAATTTTATTACTGTTAAGTAATGTTTACTCCGTTCAAGGACAAGAATGGACATTGGCCAAAGATAAAAATGGTGTTAAAGTATACACTCGAAAGATAGAAGGGTGGGGAATTAAAGAGTATAAAGTGGTGATGAATGTCCAAACAAGCTTGTCTAAAGTAGTCGCAGCGCTTAAAGATGTCCCAAGTAGATATGAGTGGGCATACAATTCTATTGAAATTAGAGAAATCGAACGCCCTCACAGCGAAGAAGTGGCTATTTATAATAAGGTAGATGCCCCTTGGCCCGTAGCCGATCGGGATAATATTACACGGTTTTCGTTTTCTTATCCTAGTGCTAATACGGCGAGAGTTGATATGACTATTATCAAATCACATGCAAAAGCTCCTGTATACGATGGTATTGTGCGGGTCGAGCGTTTAAAAGGGCATTGGTTGATTCGAGATAAAGGCAATGGGTGGACGGAAGTGATTCAGCAATGTGTAGCTGAACCTGGTGGTAGTATTCCTGATTGGTTGGCTAATTCTGCGGTAGTGGATAATCCCTACAATTCTATGTATAACCTAAAGAAATATGTAGAAAAAAGTTAA
- the mreC gene encoding rod shape-determining protein MreC has product MFAFFLLEVIALSIYFTRNSNANTQAFLSSANGLIGGVYESTSRVARYWNLSAVNDSLARENAELKMRLPNSKFSSLIQTNTIKDTTLQQYYRYHDAKVVNNTIHRPRNFITINKGAAQGLKANSGVLNGNGMGIVGVVQKVSRNYAVAMSILNLDTRISAKILGNNNFGVMVWDGLDSRYMNLESVPKHATIHKGDTIVTSGYSTIFPEGILIGTIDSFYHPPGVNFYSIKVALFNDLNSTQYVYVVSDLLKEERLKLEEEVIND; this is encoded by the coding sequence GTGTTTGCCTTTTTTCTATTAGAGGTGATTGCATTGTCGATTTATTTTACAAGAAATAGTAATGCAAATACACAAGCTTTTTTAAGCTCAGCCAATGGTTTGATTGGTGGTGTTTATGAATCGACTAGTCGAGTAGCACGATATTGGAATCTCTCTGCGGTTAATGATAGTTTGGCAAGAGAAAATGCTGAATTAAAAATGCGGCTGCCAAATTCAAAGTTTAGTTCCTTGATTCAGACCAACACCATAAAAGATACTACTTTGCAGCAATATTATCGATACCATGACGCCAAAGTTGTCAACAATACAATCCATCGACCTAGAAATTTTATTACGATCAACAAAGGGGCTGCACAAGGCTTAAAAGCTAATTCGGGGGTTTTGAATGGCAATGGGATGGGCATTGTTGGGGTCGTACAGAAAGTGAGCCGAAATTATGCAGTGGCGATGTCTATCTTAAATCTAGATACACGAATTAGTGCCAAAATTTTGGGAAATAATAATTTTGGTGTTATGGTTTGGGATGGTTTAGATTCTCGTTATATGAACTTAGAATCTGTCCCCAAGCATGCTACGATTCATAAAGGTGATACAATTGTTACAAGTGGCTATTCGACTATTTTTCCAGAAGGAATATTGATAGGAACAATTGATAGTTTTTACCACCCTCCTGGAGTGAACTTTTACAGCATTAAAGTAGCCTTGTTTAATGACTTAAATAGTACACAATATGTATATGTAGTATCCGATTTATTAAAAGAAGAACGATTAAAATTAGAAGAGGAGGTAATCAATGACTAG
- a CDS encoding S24 family peptidase, with translation MNNLAFYIQGNSMAPTISNGDMVICRELEPFENIEENELYAIITTTGAVMVKRVQKVKWNGNSQIRQLNLASDNALEGAALQISGYNIRTLLKVEQRLPVTA, from the coding sequence ATGAATAATTTAGCTTTCTATATTCAAGGAAATTCGATGGCACCAACAATCTCTAATGGTGATATGGTTATCTGTAGAGAACTAGAACCTTTCGAGAACATAGAAGAAAATGAGCTTTATGCTATCATCACCACAACAGGTGCCGTTATGGTCAAACGAGTTCAAAAAGTAAAATGGAATGGAAACAGCCAAATCAGACAACTAAATTTAGCCTCAGACAATGCCTTAGAAGGAGCTGCCCTCCAAATTTCAGGGTATAATATTCGAACACTCCTAAAAGTAGAACAGCGCTTACCTGTTACAGCTTAA
- a CDS encoding ribonuclease H-like YkuK family protein, whose translation MSWRRLNGSRILLPIKEAVEKTIQKELEAGHQLKICIGTDSQVRGKNIGFATVIVFLREGKGGFMFIKSEILTQKMAIKERMIHEVSKSVTLAYELSEIWDKYAISLEIHADINTDASFKSNVALKEAMGYIKGMGYEFKAKPNAFASSSCADKVC comes from the coding sequence ATGAGCTGGCGCAGACTAAATGGGAGCAGAATTTTGTTGCCTATCAAAGAAGCTGTAGAAAAAACCATTCAAAAAGAATTGGAAGCAGGTCACCAACTAAAAATTTGTATTGGAACAGATTCGCAAGTACGTGGTAAAAACATCGGCTTTGCGACCGTTATTGTATTTTTGCGAGAAGGAAAAGGAGGTTTTATGTTTATAAAAAGCGAGATTCTAACGCAAAAAATGGCGATCAAAGAACGAATGATTCACGAGGTGAGTAAATCGGTAACCCTAGCCTACGAGCTATCTGAAATATGGGATAAGTATGCTATTTCTTTAGAAATTCATGCCGACATCAATACAGATGCAAGCTTTAAATCAAACGTAGCACTGAAAGAAGCTATGGGGTATATCAAAGGAATGGGCTATGAATTTAAAGCAAAACCAAATGCTTTTGCTAGTTCTA
- a CDS encoding alpha/beta hydrolase, translated as MDQINNHLLKGKYGKSIPVDIYWKTSIAPLPILVFAHGFKGFKDWGHWEAIAKKFVEAGYCFVKFNFSHNGTTPDNPLDFVDLEAFGQNNYSKELDDLQTVLDWIVQAQELRSKINWNTKDINLIGHSRGGPIALIATKENDYVQRVITWAGVHELNYAWQQEEEKIKQWEKDGVYYVLNGRTKQNMPLYYQLFEDYQKNAKRLSIKNTLQDLNKPYLIVHGSADPAVPVDAANYLLEHAANAELCLIDGANHVFGGQHPFDKNHLPKHTQELIVESLSFLKKKGNKNEKKY; from the coding sequence ATGGATCAAATCAACAACCATTTATTAAAAGGTAAATACGGAAAGTCAATTCCTGTAGATATCTACTGGAAAACTTCAATTGCTCCTTTACCCATTCTTGTTTTTGCTCATGGATTCAAAGGTTTCAAAGATTGGGGGCATTGGGAAGCAATTGCTAAAAAGTTTGTAGAAGCAGGATATTGTTTTGTAAAGTTCAACTTTTCACACAATGGAACAACACCAGACAATCCTCTTGATTTTGTAGACTTGGAGGCTTTTGGGCAAAATAATTATAGTAAGGAATTAGATGACTTGCAAACTGTGTTGGATTGGATTGTTCAAGCACAAGAATTGCGTTCAAAAATTAATTGGAACACCAAGGATATTAATCTAATTGGACATAGTAGAGGAGGACCAATTGCGCTAATTGCTACCAAAGAAAATGATTATGTGCAACGAGTCATTACGTGGGCAGGGGTACATGAGTTGAATTATGCTTGGCAGCAGGAAGAAGAAAAAATAAAACAATGGGAAAAAGATGGTGTTTATTATGTATTGAATGGTAGAACCAAACAAAATATGCCACTTTATTATCAGTTATTTGAAGATTATCAAAAAAATGCCAAACGATTGTCTATCAAAAATACTTTGCAAGATTTGAACAAACCGTATTTGATTGTACATGGAAGTGCTGATCCTGCCGTACCTGTAGACGCTGCTAACTACTTGTTAGAACATGCTGCCAATGCAGAATTATGTCTTATTGATGGTGCCAATCATGTTTTTGGAGGACAGCATCCTTTTGATAAAAACCATTTGCCTAAGCATACCCAAGAACTGATTGTAGAAAGTTTATCCTTTTTGAAAAAAAAAGGTAATAAAAATGAGAAAAAGTACTAG
- a CDS encoding polyprenyl synthetase family protein, which yields MIKSLSNIQAPIDTEIKEFHRRFKNAMKSDVPLLDTVTNFIVRRKGKQMRPMFIFLSAKVCGDVNDLTYHAASLVELLHTATLIHDDVVDDSMQRRGFFSLNALWGNKISVLVGDYLLSKGLLLSIENNAINLLKITSNAVQEMSEGELLQIEKARRLDIKEEVYFQIIRKKTASLIASACASGAASTTSDEAVIQKMHDFGEKIGIAFQIRDDLFDFGDGDAGKPQGNDIQEKKMTLPLIHALNMTTKEQRNYIINIIKNENTNPKKIREVTDFVLASPGIEYARQMMYQYRTEAFEILRTLPFSDARTSLEDLVNYVTERKK from the coding sequence ATGATAAAATCATTGTCCAATATACAAGCACCTATTGATACCGAAATTAAGGAATTTCATCGGCGTTTTAAAAACGCAATGAAAAGTGATGTTCCTTTACTAGATACGGTGACCAACTTCATTGTCCGTCGCAAGGGCAAACAAATGCGTCCAATGTTTATTTTCTTAAGTGCCAAGGTATGTGGTGACGTCAACGACTTGACTTATCATGCTGCTAGTTTGGTTGAATTATTACATACGGCCACGCTTATTCATGATGATGTAGTTGACGACTCGATGCAACGCAGAGGTTTTTTCTCATTAAATGCATTGTGGGGCAATAAAATATCTGTTTTGGTAGGAGATTATCTACTTTCTAAAGGTCTCTTACTTTCTATTGAGAATAATGCGATCAATTTATTAAAAATAACTTCCAATGCCGTTCAAGAAATGAGCGAAGGAGAGCTATTGCAAATTGAAAAAGCACGTCGATTAGACATTAAGGAGGAAGTATATTTCCAAATCATACGTAAAAAAACGGCTTCACTCATAGCTTCTGCTTGTGCTAGCGGGGCTGCCTCTACCACTTCCGATGAAGCTGTTATCCAAAAAATGCATGATTTTGGTGAAAAAATTGGCATTGCTTTCCAAATTCGAGATGATTTATTTGATTTTGGTGATGGAGACGCAGGCAAGCCTCAAGGCAATGATATTCAAGAAAAGAAAATGACTTTACCCTTGATTCATGCACTTAACATGACAACAAAGGAACAGCGAAATTATATTATTAATATTATAAAAAATGAGAACACGAATCCTAAAAAAATTCGGGAAGTAACCGACTTTGTTTTAGCGAGTCCAGGTATTGAGTATGCTCGACAAATGATGTATCAATACCGTACAGAAGCTTTCGAAATCTTGAGAACCTTACCTTTTTCTGATGCTAGAACTTCTTTGGAAGATTTGGTCAATTATGTAACAGAACGAAAAAAGTAA
- a CDS encoding energy transducer TonB: MKALYLFFTLLYASSLFSQELSKTTTIQAPSIILEDSIPTIFRITEQMPMFRDTSCHATSYQKQKTCSDQKLLQFIYNHINYPSTLLEMGLEATVVISFVVQANGYLDDFKIIRGNSNPVFALEFIRVLQLTTDQNGPWIPARHQGRNVPVQIYFPCRLNFN; this comes from the coding sequence ATGAAAGCACTCTACTTATTCTTTACGCTCTTATATGCTTCTTCTCTTTTTTCTCAAGAATTGTCAAAGACCACGACAATACAAGCCCCTTCTATAATTCTAGAAGATAGCATCCCTACCATTTTTAGAATTACTGAGCAAATGCCTATGTTTCGAGATACTAGCTGTCATGCTACTTCTTATCAGAAACAAAAAACATGTTCAGACCAAAAATTACTACAGTTTATTTATAATCATATTAATTATCCTTCTACACTTTTAGAAATGGGCTTAGAAGCTACAGTTGTTATTTCTTTTGTTGTGCAAGCCAATGGATATCTAGATGATTTTAAAATCATAAGAGGAAATAGTAATCCAGTATTCGCACTAGAATTTATCCGAGTGTTACAATTAACTACAGATCAAAATGGTCCATGGATTCCTGCTCGACACCAAGGTAGAAATGTGCCTGTTCAGATTTATTTTCCTTGCCGATTAAATTTTAACTAA
- the mrdA gene encoding penicillin-binding protein 2: MQDLYQDRQKVLQVAFVICAAMLVFKCFQIQIWDKSYQQQHSYREAVTLYPSRGALKDRNGELLVYNLAMYDLKATYNQVRKANIDTAAFCKLLGITDSTFYANLNKDFSDRRFSQRKPFDFLTQIPGDKFASIEERLYEFPGFESQLKSVRGYPAHVGAHMLGYISEVSPKKIKESNGLYQRGEYVGTSGLELFYEEQLRGIRGVEHVLKDKWGKRKGKYKEGALDEAAVSGYDLITSIDLELQAYGEQLMQNKTGVIVAIEPSTGEILAMVSSPSYDPAILAVNRNRKEAFKALQGDSLFPLFNRALMAQYPPGSIFKTTLSAIGLQERILTPNRGMSCSGGFIYGSLRIGCHGHGAINDVGNAIQYSCNKYYCQTFRELVNVYGFYYPEKGMDRLAEHLHSWGLGAPLGVDLPHEASGHVPTAAYYNKKHGKGTWKFSTAVSVGIGQGELLITPLQMANMAAIIANRGYYYTPHFAKEFEGDTSGILDHFKERHYTKVHPMHFEPVVDGMARVVTAGTGARSRIPDITMCGKTGTVENNKGKDHSTFIAFAPRENPKIAIAVYVENGGFGSTYAAPISSLMIEKYIKGSIESPQRKSLEKRMLNADLVKREKPSYSSVP, translated from the coding sequence ATGCAAGATTTGTATCAAGATAGACAGAAGGTATTGCAAGTTGCATTTGTAATTTGTGCTGCTATGCTTGTGTTTAAATGTTTTCAAATACAAATTTGGGACAAGTCTTATCAGCAACAGCATAGTTACCGAGAGGCAGTAACCTTATACCCATCTAGAGGCGCTCTCAAAGATAGAAATGGGGAGTTATTGGTTTATAATTTGGCGATGTATGATTTGAAAGCAACCTACAACCAAGTTCGCAAAGCGAACATCGATACAGCTGCCTTTTGTAAACTATTGGGAATTACAGATAGTACGTTTTATGCCAATCTAAACAAGGATTTTAGCGATCGCCGTTTTTCACAGCGCAAACCTTTTGATTTTTTGACTCAGATTCCAGGAGACAAATTTGCCTCTATTGAAGAACGCTTGTACGAATTCCCTGGTTTTGAAAGCCAACTAAAGAGCGTTAGGGGGTATCCTGCACATGTGGGGGCGCATATGTTGGGGTATATCAGTGAGGTTAGCCCCAAGAAAATCAAAGAATCCAATGGTCTGTATCAACGAGGGGAATATGTAGGAACGAGTGGTTTAGAGTTGTTTTATGAGGAACAGTTGAGAGGTATTCGAGGAGTAGAGCATGTTTTAAAAGATAAATGGGGGAAACGAAAAGGGAAGTATAAAGAAGGTGCATTGGATGAAGCTGCCGTATCAGGTTATGATTTAATCACTTCGATAGATTTGGAGTTACAAGCATATGGAGAGCAATTGATGCAAAATAAAACAGGGGTAATTGTTGCAATTGAGCCCTCTACAGGAGAGATATTAGCAATGGTTAGCTCTCCATCTTATGACCCTGCTATTTTAGCTGTCAATAGAAACCGAAAAGAGGCTTTTAAGGCACTGCAAGGCGACTCCTTGTTTCCTTTGTTCAACCGTGCTTTAATGGCACAATACCCACCAGGATCTATTTTTAAAACTACGTTATCGGCAATTGGTTTGCAAGAACGAATTCTTACTCCCAATAGAGGAATGTCTTGTAGTGGAGGCTTTATTTATGGATCATTGCGAATTGGATGCCATGGGCATGGTGCTATTAATGATGTGGGAAATGCCATTCAGTATTCTTGTAACAAGTATTATTGCCAAACTTTTAGAGAGTTGGTCAATGTTTATGGATTTTACTATCCAGAAAAAGGCATGGATCGCCTGGCAGAACATTTGCACAGTTGGGGATTAGGAGCACCGTTAGGGGTTGACTTGCCGCACGAAGCATCTGGACACGTTCCAACGGCTGCTTATTATAACAAAAAACACGGGAAAGGAACTTGGAAGTTCTCAACAGCTGTATCGGTTGGTATTGGACAGGGAGAATTATTGATAACTCCTTTGCAAATGGCAAATATGGCTGCGATTATTGCTAATAGAGGCTATTATTATACCCCTCATTTTGCCAAAGAATTTGAAGGAGATACTTCTGGAATATTGGATCATTTTAAAGAAAGACATTACACGAAGGTACATCCCATGCATTTTGAGCCTGTTGTTGACGGGATGGCAAGAGTGGTAACTGCTGGAACTGGAGCTCGTTCTCGAATCCCCGATATTACGATGTGTGGCAAAACGGGAACAGTGGAGAATAACAAGGGAAAAGACCACTCTACGTTTATTGCTTTTGCTCCTAGAGAAAATCCTAAAATTGCCATTGCTGTTTATGTAGAAAATGGAGGATTTGGATCTACCTATGCGGCACCAATCTCTAGTTTGATGATTGAGAAATACATAAAAGGAAGCATCGAAAGCCCTCAACGAAAATCGTTGGAAAAAAGGATGCTAAATGCGGATCTAGTTAAACGAGAAAAACCATCGTACTCTTCTGTTCCTTAA